The segment TATGTGTAGTCAGCCGCACCCATTCCGCCGCCGCGAACCCTGCCCCGTCCGGGGTCTGGTCCGCAGTTACGCCAGGGAAGAAATGCGCAAGCTCAGTCATGGTCTCGCCGTGCGTCTGGTAGGTGATCTCGGGACGGAGAAACGGCGGATCGCTTACAACGTCGTTGCAAAGCGTGATCGACAGGTCGACGAACCTGCGGGTGGCTGCGGTGCTCATGCTGCCACCAGTTCGACTGGGAGGGTATCGAGCGCATAGAGGGTGTTATTCGGCCGCCGCGTCGCCGGCCCTGCTGCCCTGATCTCGGCCACCTGCTCGACCAGCGCGGTCAGGACCGCTTCCGCTTCATAGCGGGCGACCATCTGGCCAAGACACTGATGAATGCCGAATCCGAACCCGACATGGCCACTCGCATTGCGGTCGATGTCGAAGCGGTCGGGATCGTCCCAGCGCCGCGGATCGCGGTTGGCCGAGGCCAGAAACAGCAGAACCTTGCTCCCCTCCGGAATTGTCGTCCCCGAAACGTCCGCATCGCAGCTGGTCGTCCGGTAAAACGTCTGTGCCACCCCGCCCCAACGGAGACTCTCCTCGATCGCCTTGCGACAAAGCTCCGGTTTCTCCTTCAGCTTGCGCCATTCGTCGGGAAACTGGGTAAAGGCGAACACCAGGTTGGCTATGCCGTTGACCGTCGTGTCGACGCCCGCTGAAAGGAACGAACGGACAAGGCGCTGGGCTTCATCCTCCGAGCAATCCCCCCGGTCGGCTGCGGCATAGACCTCGCGGCCCCAGCCATCGGGCTTGAGGAACTCGCGCTTGCAGCTTTCGGCAACCCAGGCCGTGGCGGCCACGGCTTGCGACATGCTCTGCTCAAGCAGCGCGTTGCGGGGACCGAACGCATTGAACACCGTGGTGGCATAGGGAATCAGGTTCTCCCGGCCTTCGTCGCGAAGTCCGATCATGTCCGGGAAGATGCTGAGCGGAAATGCCTCGGACAGGTCCGCAACCGCCTCGACCGCTCCGCGCCCGACCAGCTCGCGCACTAGCGCCGTGGCCTTCGTGCGCCATTCGGGCTGCCGGGCTTTGAGACTCGGCAGGGAGGCGACCTTGTTCATCAGGCCGCGGGTCCGGCTATGGAGCGGCGGATCGGCCTCGAGCAACAGCGACGGCGGGCGCCAGGGCTGCTCGGTGGCAAAATCCGCCAAGCCGACGCCGCGCGAGGACACGAAGGTCTCCCAGTCGTTGAGCGCATCGCGGACTTCGGCAAAGCGCGCGAGCCCGTAGCACTGGTACCGCTCCAGCCAGACGACCGGCCCCGCTTCGCGCAATCTTTCGTGATGCGGGAACGGATCGGACAGCACCGCCTCGTCGTAAGGATCAAAATCCAGTGCGCTGATCGTCATGTGGTTCCTCTCCCGGCGCGGTCATCCGCGCTCATCCCGGCATTTCAGGTGCTGCCGGTGTTTCCGCCCAGCGTTTCGGCAAACCAGTCGGCGATGCAGTCACGCCCATAGGCCATGTTGTCTGCGCCCACGTGCTCGACGCCACCTTCGCGAGCCGTGAAGATGACCTTTTCGCGGCGTGGCGAGTTGACCAGCTGGTCATACAGGTCGTCGGCGTAAGACAGGCTGATCTGTCGGTCTTCAGCACCGTGGGTGACCAGGAACGGCACCCGGATGCGATCGACGTGGCCATTGAGGTTCATCGCTTCCGACTTGACGAGGAACTCGTCCATGTCGTTGGCCCCGAATGCCCACATCACATGCGCCCAATAATGCGGGACCGGGTTTTCGCCTTCGCGCATCAACCGCTTGTCTTGCACCTCGCGCCAATTGTGATTGGCGCCCCAGACCGCGCCGCTGGCAAACCTCGGCTCGTAAGCGACGGCGCGGGGAGCGAAGTGCCCGCCAAGGCTGATCCCTGTCATCCCGATCCGCGCGGGATCGACATCGGGCTGGCTTTCCAGCCAGTCGACCGCCCTTGCGGCCCATCTTTCCGAATGCGGATCGACCGGCAGTCCCTGCAGACGCAGCGCCTCGCCCGAGCCCGGCTGGTCGACGCACAGCGTGGAAATGCCGCGCCGGGCCAACGCCTCAGGCAGTCGCGACCAGTAGAGCAGCTCCTTGCAGCTATCGAGACCATTGCAATAGACAACTACAGGCTTGCGGCCCTCGCCCGGCGCGCGCGTATAAAGCGCTGGCATTGTTCCTTCAGCCAACGCGATCTCAACCCGGTCGCGGTTGATCTGCCCAAGTGCCGTCGAGCGGTCGAACGAATCCCTCGCCTTGCTGTAGGTGGCTTCGCGGCCGGGCGCACCATGCCCCTGCATCCGTTCCGCAGTGATCAGGTAGAGCGAAGCCCGCTCTAGCTTGTTCGAAGCGGAGATCGCATGCCCCCTTGCCTCGTCCTCGGCGGCGAGCTCGATCAGCTTCTCGCCCATCGCCGCCCACTGTTTCATGAATGCCGGCGTGCCGGCATCTGCACCGCTCGCCGCCGCGTCCCGGATTGGCTGACACATATCGACAATCTCGCCAAT is part of the Novosphingobium sp. MMS21-SN21R genome and harbors:
- a CDS encoding cytochrome P450 — its product is MTISALDFDPYDEAVLSDPFPHHERLREAGPVVWLERYQCYGLARFAEVRDALNDWETFVSSRGVGLADFATEQPWRPPSLLLEADPPLHSRTRGLMNKVASLPSLKARQPEWRTKATALVRELVGRGAVEAVADLSEAFPLSIFPDMIGLRDEGRENLIPYATTVFNAFGPRNALLEQSMSQAVAATAWVAESCKREFLKPDGWGREVYAAADRGDCSEDEAQRLVRSFLSAGVDTTVNGIANLVFAFTQFPDEWRKLKEKPELCRKAIEESLRWGGVAQTFYRTTSCDADVSGTTIPEGSKVLLFLASANRDPRRWDDPDRFDIDRNASGHVGFGFGIHQCLGQMVARYEAEAVLTALVEQVAEIRAAGPATRRPNNTLYALDTLPVELVAA
- a CDS encoding prolyl oligopeptidase family serine peptidase, coding for MALLELFPNYIWNLSVAIAMESGGQIGEIVDMCQPIRDAAASGADAGTPAFMKQWAAMGEKLIELAAEDEARGHAISASNKLERASLYLITAERMQGHGAPGREATYSKARDSFDRSTALGQINRDRVEIALAEGTMPALYTRAPGEGRKPVVVYCNGLDSCKELLYWSRLPEALARRGISTLCVDQPGSGEALRLQGLPVDPHSERWAARAVDWLESQPDVDPARIGMTGISLGGHFAPRAVAYEPRFASGAVWGANHNWREVQDKRLMREGENPVPHYWAHVMWAFGANDMDEFLVKSEAMNLNGHVDRIRVPFLVTHGAEDRQISLSYADDLYDQLVNSPRREKVIFTAREGGVEHVGADNMAYGRDCIADWFAETLGGNTGST